The following are encoded together in the Halopiger aswanensis genome:
- a CDS encoding DMT family transporter, producing the protein MSRYRNFGLFLVLSALWGTAFVAISAGLEHLPPVLFAALRYDVAGLLMLGYAAYAVDGADGATWYPRGRDEWATAAVGAALLIAAYHAFLFVGQQHTTAAAASIVVSLSPVLTTGFARLLMPSDALSPAGMAGVCIGLVGVAVIAQPDPSNLFATDAVAKLLVFLAAASFALGSVLTRRIDASLPIETMEAWSMLGGAVLLHGVSLSLGEPFEPATWTDPQALGALAYLAVGASAIGFLLYFDLLERLGAVEINMVSYVAPIFAAVVGWLYLDEVVDATTLIGFGLIVVGFLLVKRRAIREEFGHVQRWVSGD; encoded by the coding sequence GTGAGCCGCTATCGGAACTTCGGACTCTTCCTGGTGTTGTCGGCCCTCTGGGGAACCGCCTTCGTCGCGATCAGCGCCGGCCTCGAGCATCTCCCGCCGGTGCTGTTCGCGGCGCTGCGGTACGACGTCGCGGGCCTCCTGATGCTCGGCTACGCGGCCTACGCCGTCGACGGCGCGGACGGCGCGACGTGGTATCCCAGGGGACGCGACGAGTGGGCGACTGCAGCGGTCGGCGCCGCGCTGTTGATCGCCGCCTACCACGCCTTTCTCTTCGTCGGGCAGCAGCACACGACCGCTGCAGCCGCCTCGATCGTGGTCAGCCTCTCGCCGGTCCTCACGACCGGCTTCGCGCGGCTGCTAATGCCCTCGGACGCGCTCTCGCCCGCGGGCATGGCCGGCGTCTGTATCGGGCTCGTCGGGGTGGCGGTCATCGCTCAGCCCGACCCCTCGAACCTGTTCGCGACCGACGCCGTCGCTAAACTGCTGGTCTTCCTGGCCGCGGCGTCGTTCGCCCTCGGGAGCGTGCTGACCCGCCGCATCGACGCTTCGCTGCCCATCGAGACGATGGAAGCCTGGTCGATGCTCGGCGGCGCCGTCCTGCTCCACGGCGTGAGCCTCTCGCTGGGCGAACCCTTCGAGCCGGCGACCTGGACCGACCCGCAGGCGCTCGGTGCGCTCGCGTACCTGGCGGTCGGCGCGAGCGCGATCGGCTTCCTGCTGTACTTCGACCTGCTCGAGCGACTCGGCGCCGTCGAGATCAATATGGTGTCGTACGTCGCGCCGATCTTCGCCGCGGTCGTCGGCTGGCTCTACCTTGACGAGGTCGTCGACGCGACGACGCTGATCGGGTTCGGCCTGATCGTCGTCGGGTTCCTCCTCGTGAAGCGGCGGGCGATCCGCGAGGAGTTCGGCCACGTGCAGCGGTGGGTGTCGGGCGACTGA
- a CDS encoding ABC transporter ATP-binding protein — MSTDTPQSGTNANGDTDGNADADDNGAVEQRSDEPLVRVRNLQKYFWENDSLLDRLLGNDRVAVRAVDGVSFDIHEGETLGLVGESGCGKSTTGETLLRLQEPTDGRVEFEGRNVYDLAGEALTEFRTDAQVVFQDPFSSLDPRMTIGDIVQQPLDIHDIGTEDERRERVRDLLERVGLSVDQLDRYPHEFSGGQRQRIGIARALALEPDFLVLDEPTSALDVSVQAQVLNLLDDLQDEFDLTYLLISHDLSVIRHVCDRVAVMYLGEIVEVGPVADIFEAPKHPYTKALLESVPRASTDERNRERETLTGDVPSPRDPPSGCRFRTRCPAVIPPEDLEIEQDAYREIMDLRQRIEGEDISLESVGEDGQFAFEDGSIQGSDVPGFVAALKERLLDRDLPSPHDEIVEEALAELADSNWDAAAERLRAEYESVCERVHPDLRTEEQSAPNQHQPVACHLYGESPPNAVDPSSWRE; from the coding sequence ATGAGTACCGACACACCGCAATCAGGGACGAACGCGAACGGGGACACGGACGGGAATGCAGACGCAGACGATAATGGAGCGGTCGAGCAACGATCGGACGAGCCACTCGTCCGCGTCCGAAACCTGCAGAAGTACTTCTGGGAGAACGACTCGCTGCTCGACCGCCTGCTCGGCAACGACCGGGTCGCCGTCCGCGCCGTCGACGGCGTCAGCTTCGACATCCACGAGGGCGAGACCCTCGGTCTCGTCGGCGAGTCCGGCTGCGGGAAGTCGACTACCGGCGAGACGCTGCTCCGACTGCAGGAACCCACCGACGGCCGGGTCGAGTTCGAGGGACGGAACGTCTACGACCTCGCGGGCGAGGCCCTCACCGAGTTCCGCACCGATGCGCAGGTCGTCTTCCAGGATCCCTTCTCGAGTCTCGACCCGCGGATGACGATCGGCGACATCGTCCAGCAGCCCCTGGACATCCACGACATCGGCACCGAGGACGAACGCCGCGAACGGGTTCGGGACCTGCTCGAGCGGGTCGGCCTCTCGGTCGATCAACTCGACCGCTACCCCCACGAGTTCTCCGGCGGCCAGCGCCAGCGCATCGGCATCGCCCGCGCGCTGGCCCTCGAGCCCGATTTCCTCGTGCTCGACGAGCCGACTTCGGCGCTGGACGTCTCCGTCCAGGCCCAGGTGCTGAACCTGCTGGACGATCTGCAAGACGAGTTCGACCTCACCTACCTGCTGATCAGCCACGACCTCTCGGTGATCCGTCACGTCTGCGACCGCGTCGCCGTGATGTACCTCGGCGAGATCGTCGAGGTCGGCCCCGTCGCCGACATCTTCGAGGCGCCGAAACACCCCTATACGAAGGCCCTCCTCGAGAGCGTGCCGCGGGCCTCGACCGACGAGCGGAACCGAGAGCGAGAGACGCTCACCGGCGACGTTCCCTCCCCGCGGGACCCGCCCAGCGGTTGTCGGTTCCGCACCCGCTGTCCGGCCGTGATCCCACCTGAAGACCTCGAGATCGAGCAAGACGCGTACCGCGAAATCATGGATCTCCGCCAGCGGATCGAGGGTGAGGACATCTCCCTCGAGTCGGTCGGCGAGGACGGGCAGTTCGCGTTCGAGGACGGCTCGATTCAGGGCAGTGACGTCCCCGGATTCGTCGCGGCGCTGAAAGAGCGGCTGCTCGATCGCGACCTGCCGTCGCCCCACGACGAGATCGTCGAGGAGGCGCTCGCGGAACTGGCCGACTCGAACTGGGACGCCGCAGCCGAACGACTGCGGGCGGAGTACGAGAGCGTCTGTGAGCGCGTCCATCCGGACCTGCGAACCGAGGAGCAATCCGCGCCCAACCAGCACCAGCCGGTCGCCTGCCACCTCTACGGCGAGTCACCGCCGAACGCCGTCGACCCCAGTTCGTGGCGCGAGTGA
- a CDS encoding ABC transporter ATP-binding protein, with protein MPEDIIRVTGLSTRYFTEQGQVNAVDDLDLRIERGEVFGIVGESGSGKSVTARSIMDLIDSPGEIVAGTIEFNDADLADRVREDHPEAVDGNFVDLQAIPDRIRRSLRGTSFSMIFQDPESSFNPSLTVGEQLAEAVEVQRRASANPRSTRARTESSEYSLGNFVLSTVLPSQKYVTEESRERAVELLELVGIPDPVERADEYPHEYSGGMLQRAMIAQALAGEPDVLIADEPTTALDVTIQAQVLDLLDELQEETGMTILLITHNLGVIARMCDRVGVMYAGEIVERGTLADVFDDHVHPYTEGLLGSIPDLEDAGGRLDPIPGNVPSLLDHEMGDRCHFADRCPKAMEDCLEHPPEYDAAGSEYHAARCVLAETAYDESRALPDGYFGEDERPAGDKHADPEDAEPGEATADDRTQPAADDAGTGGELR; from the coding sequence ATGCCCGAGGATATCATTCGCGTTACCGGACTCTCGACTCGCTACTTCACCGAACAGGGACAGGTAAACGCCGTCGACGACCTCGACCTGCGGATCGAACGCGGCGAGGTCTTCGGCATCGTCGGCGAGAGCGGCTCCGGCAAGAGCGTCACCGCCCGGTCGATCATGGATCTGATCGACTCGCCCGGCGAGATCGTCGCCGGGACGATCGAGTTCAACGACGCCGATCTTGCCGACCGGGTCCGCGAGGACCATCCCGAGGCGGTCGACGGTAACTTCGTCGACCTGCAGGCGATTCCCGACCGAATCCGCCGCTCGCTCCGGGGCACTTCCTTCAGCATGATCTTCCAGGACCCCGAGAGCAGTTTCAACCCGAGCCTCACGGTCGGCGAACAGCTCGCCGAGGCCGTGGAGGTCCAGCGCCGGGCCAGCGCCAACCCGCGCTCGACGCGCGCCCGAACCGAGTCCTCGGAGTACTCGCTCGGCAATTTCGTGCTCTCGACCGTCCTCCCCTCCCAGAAGTACGTCACCGAGGAGAGCCGCGAGCGCGCCGTCGAACTGCTCGAGCTGGTCGGCATTCCCGACCCGGTCGAACGGGCCGACGAGTACCCCCACGAGTACTCCGGCGGGATGCTCCAACGAGCGATGATCGCGCAGGCGTTGGCCGGCGAACCCGACGTGCTGATCGCCGACGAGCCGACGACCGCGCTGGACGTGACGATCCAGGCGCAGGTGCTCGACCTGCTGGACGAACTCCAGGAGGAGACCGGCATGACGATTCTCCTGATCACGCACAACCTCGGCGTCATCGCGCGGATGTGCGACCGCGTCGGCGTGATGTACGCCGGCGAAATCGTCGAACGGGGCACCTTGGCGGACGTCTTCGACGACCACGTCCACCCCTACACCGAGGGGCTGCTCGGCTCGATTCCCGACCTCGAGGACGCGGGCGGCCGCCTCGATCCGATTCCGGGGAACGTCCCCAGCCTGCTCGACCACGAGATGGGCGACCGGTGTCACTTCGCCGACCGCTGCCCGAAGGCGATGGAGGACTGCCTCGAGCACCCGCCCGAATACGACGCCGCGGGGAGCGAGTACCATGCAGCCCGCTGCGTGCTCGCCGAAACGGCGTACGACGAATCGCGAGCGCTGCCCGACGGCTACTTCGGCGAAGACGAACGGCCGGCGGGGGACAAGCACGCCGACCCCGAGGACGCGGAGCCCGGCGAAGCGACGGCGGACGATCGGACGCAGCCTGCCGCCGACGATGCGGGCACCGGAGGTGAACTGCGATGA
- a CDS encoding CDC48 family AAA ATPase, producing the protein MNEVQLEVAKAYPNDSGRGIARLDPDTLLHLKLSPGDIIEIEGADTTAAKVWRADRQDWNTDTVRIDGFTRQNADVGIGERVTIRKAEATKADKLTLAPPEEASVQFGSDAAGMVKRQILKRPVVGRDIVPVMSSTNHPFMRSPGQAIPLIAVETEPEGVVLITEDTDVELREEPISGFEKTGGGITYEDIGGLQSEIQRVREMVELPMKHPQIFKKLGIEPPQGVLLHGPPGTGKTLLAKAVANETSASFFSIAGPEIISKYYGESEQQLREIFEDATEESPSIIFIDELDSIAPKREDVTGEVERRVVAQLLTMMDGLESRGQVIVIAATNRVDSVDPALRRPGRFDREIEIGVPDETGREEILQIHTRGMPLSDDVNLGHLADETHGFVGADIESLTKEAAMKALRRYLPEIDLDEEDIPPSLIDRMIVKREDFRGALNEVEPSAMREVLVELPKISWDDVGGLHEAKEQVQESVEWPLSSPERFDRLGVDPPAGVLLYGPPGTGKTLMAKAVANETNANFISVRGPQLLSKWVGESEKAIRQTFRKARQVSPTVIFFDELDALAPGRGGGETGSNVSERVVNQLLTELDGLEDMEDVMVIGATNRPDMIDPALLRSGRFDRLVMIGEPDVEGRERILEIHTQDTPLAADVSLREIAEITDGYVGSDLESIAREAAIEALREDEEADVVEMRHFRQAMENVRPTITEDILDYYERIEDEFQGGSGGPEPTGRRGSRIGFQ; encoded by the coding sequence ATGAACGAAGTTCAACTGGAGGTTGCCAAAGCGTACCCGAACGACTCGGGTCGTGGTATCGCCCGACTCGACCCGGACACGCTGTTGCATTTGAAGCTGAGTCCGGGCGACATCATCGAGATCGAAGGTGCGGACACCACCGCCGCGAAGGTGTGGCGCGCCGACCGGCAGGACTGGAACACGGACACCGTCCGCATCGACGGCTTCACCCGACAGAACGCCGACGTGGGCATCGGCGAGCGCGTGACGATCCGGAAGGCCGAAGCGACGAAAGCCGACAAGCTCACCCTCGCGCCGCCGGAGGAGGCGTCGGTCCAGTTCGGCTCCGACGCCGCCGGCATGGTCAAACGGCAGATCCTGAAGCGACCGGTCGTCGGTCGCGACATCGTCCCCGTAATGAGCTCGACGAATCACCCCTTCATGCGATCGCCGGGGCAGGCCATCCCGCTGATCGCCGTCGAGACGGAACCGGAAGGGGTGGTCCTCATCACTGAGGACACCGACGTCGAACTCCGCGAGGAGCCGATCTCCGGCTTCGAGAAGACCGGCGGCGGCATCACCTACGAGGATATCGGCGGACTCCAAAGCGAGATCCAGCGGGTCCGGGAGATGGTCGAACTTCCGATGAAACATCCGCAGATCTTCAAGAAGCTCGGCATCGAGCCGCCGCAGGGCGTCCTCCTGCACGGCCCGCCGGGCACCGGGAAGACGCTGCTCGCGAAGGCCGTCGCCAACGAGACCTCCGCGAGTTTCTTCTCCATCGCGGGCCCGGAGATCATCTCCAAGTACTACGGCGAGTCCGAACAACAGTTACGCGAGATCTTCGAGGACGCGACGGAGGAGTCGCCGTCGATCATCTTCATCGACGAACTCGACTCGATCGCCCCCAAGCGCGAGGACGTCACCGGCGAGGTCGAGCGCCGCGTCGTCGCCCAACTGCTGACCATGATGGACGGCCTCGAGTCGCGCGGGCAGGTCATCGTCATCGCCGCCACGAACCGCGTCGACTCGGTCGACCCCGCCCTCCGTCGCCCCGGCCGATTCGACCGCGAGATCGAGATCGGCGTTCCCGACGAGACCGGCCGCGAGGAGATCCTGCAGATCCACACCCGCGGGATGCCGCTCAGCGACGACGTCAACCTCGGCCATCTGGCCGACGAGACCCACGGCTTCGTCGGCGCCGACATCGAGAGCCTGACGAAGGAAGCCGCGATGAAGGCCCTGCGGCGGTACCTCCCCGAGATCGATCTCGACGAGGAGGACATCCCGCCGAGCCTGATCGACCGGATGATCGTCAAGCGCGAGGACTTCCGCGGCGCCCTGAATGAGGTGGAGCCGTCGGCGATGCGGGAGGTCCTCGTCGAACTCCCGAAGATCTCCTGGGACGACGTCGGCGGCCTCCACGAGGCCAAAGAGCAAGTCCAGGAATCCGTCGAGTGGCCCCTCTCGAGCCCCGAACGGTTCGACCGGCTGGGCGTCGACCCGCCGGCCGGCGTCCTGCTGTACGGGCCGCCCGGCACCGGCAAGACGCTGATGGCGAAGGCCGTCGCCAACGAGACGAACGCGAACTTCATCTCGGTGCGCGGCCCGCAACTGCTCAGCAAGTGGGTCGGCGAATCGGAGAAGGCCATCCGGCAGACCTTCCGCAAGGCCCGCCAGGTCTCGCCGACGGTGATCTTCTTCGACGAGTTAGACGCCCTCGCCCCCGGCCGCGGCGGCGGCGAAACCGGGTCGAACGTCTCCGAGCGGGTCGTCAACCAGCTGCTGACCGAACTCGACGGCCTCGAGGACATGGAGGACGTGATGGTCATCGGCGCGACCAACCGCCCGGACATGATCGACCCCGCACTGCTGCGCTCGGGTCGGTTCGACCGCCTCGTGATGATCGGCGAACCCGACGTCGAGGGCCGCGAGCGCATCCTCGAGATCCACACGCAGGACACGCCGCTGGCCGCGGACGTCTCCCTGCGCGAGATCGCCGAGATCACGGACGGCTACGTCGGCAGCGACCTCGAGTCGATCGCCCGCGAGGCGGCTATCGAGGCGCTGCGCGAGGACGAGGAAGCGGACGTCGTCGAGATGCGCCACTTCCGACAGGCCATGGAGAACGTCCGGCCGACGATCACCGAGGACATCCTCGACTACTACGAGCGCATCGAGGACGAGTTCCAGGGCGGCTCGGGCGGCCCGGAGCCAACCGGTCGCCGCGGCAGCCGGATCGGCTTCCAGTAA
- a CDS encoding DUF7344 domain-containing protein yields MTTSATRMEAACSLLAESKRRYLLYLLAEDGEENIEDLITQITAWEHELPVDAIEKEARQRVYVTLVHNHLPRLADYDIVEYDLRSGDIVLAEGFEDIKPLLKQFKQTEDVPEIRKRPVL; encoded by the coding sequence ATGACGACGAGCGCTACCCGGATGGAGGCCGCCTGTTCCTTACTCGCGGAATCGAAGCGTCGCTACCTGCTCTACCTGCTCGCGGAGGACGGCGAGGAGAACATCGAGGACCTCATCACGCAGATCACCGCCTGGGAACACGAACTGCCGGTCGACGCGATCGAGAAGGAAGCCCGCCAGCGCGTGTACGTAACGCTGGTCCACAACCACCTACCCCGCCTCGCCGACTACGACATCGTCGAGTACGACCTCCGAAGCGGCGACATCGTCCTCGCCGAGGGCTTCGAGGACATCAAGCCGCTGCTCAAGCAGTTCAAACAGACCGAAGACGTGCCGGAGATCCGCAAGCGTCCGGTCCTGTAA
- a CDS encoding ABC transporter permease, with translation MISDRLKSNLKREFDRSLMAKLGLSIAVVIILVATFAPILATHNPNTTGYFDEEGSSYPPVGFDYETHTWEDTDDGRERVSHTVEATSEHILGTNNLGQDVYSRLLYGARTSLLVGLIGTGLAAAVGVPFGLVAGYFSGRIDDSMMRIADIMLAFPSLVLAIALIGVFGRSVQYIPDPIVLSGLVDGMPEYAVLPGTVTLVVALVNWVWFARVARGEALSIRNEEYVKAAKSLGASNRTILLKHVLPNSLTPIIVLATLQVAAIILLESSLSYLGFSGTTLSWGYEISQGQDYLRTAWWISTIPGIAIVLAVISINLLGDWLRDSLDPNIEGEGGV, from the coding sequence ATGATCTCGGACCGACTCAAATCGAATCTCAAGCGGGAGTTCGACCGGAGCCTGATGGCGAAACTCGGGCTCTCGATCGCCGTCGTGATCATTCTGGTCGCGACGTTCGCACCGATACTCGCGACGCACAATCCGAACACGACCGGCTACTTCGACGAAGAGGGGAGTTCGTACCCGCCGGTCGGCTTCGACTACGAGACCCACACCTGGGAGGACACCGACGACGGCCGGGAACGCGTCTCCCACACCGTCGAGGCGACGAGCGAGCACATCCTCGGAACGAACAACCTCGGCCAGGACGTCTACTCGAGGCTGCTCTACGGCGCCCGAACGTCGCTGCTGGTCGGCCTGATCGGAACGGGGCTGGCCGCGGCGGTCGGGGTGCCGTTCGGGCTGGTCGCGGGCTACTTCAGCGGCCGGATCGACGACTCGATGATGCGGATCGCCGACATCATGTTGGCGTTCCCGTCGCTCGTGCTCGCGATCGCGCTGATCGGCGTCTTCGGGCGGAGCGTCCAGTACATTCCGGATCCGATCGTGCTGTCGGGCCTCGTCGACGGGATGCCCGAGTACGCCGTGCTCCCGGGGACCGTGACCCTCGTCGTCGCCTTGGTCAACTGGGTCTGGTTCGCCCGCGTCGCTCGCGGGGAGGCGCTCTCGATCCGCAACGAGGAGTACGTCAAAGCCGCCAAGAGCCTCGGCGCGAGCAACCGGACGATCCTCCTCAAACACGTCCTGCCGAACAGCCTCACGCCGATCATCGTCCTCGCGACGCTACAGGTCGCGGCGATCATCCTCCTCGAGAGTTCCCTCTCGTACCTGGGGTTCTCCGGGACGACGCTCTCGTGGGGGTACGAGATCAGCCAGGGCCAGGACTACCTGCGGACCGCCTGGTGGATCTCGACGATCCCCGGGATCGCGATCGTGCTTGCCGTGATCAGCATCAATCTGCTCGGCGACTGGCTACGGGACTCCCTCGACCCGAACATCGAGGGCGAAGGAGGTGTCTAA
- a CDS encoding ABC transporter permease translates to MSLAKFLIKRLLQGVFVIWGVITVTFGLRAVAPGDPIDLIVDPSTSPEVREQIRQEMGLNEPLYVQYVDYVQGIFVGDLGYSYQSRRDVTVMVLERVPATLELAIAATIVAIMIAIPLGVISATRRHEPADYGATLFSLVGISTPNFWLGIMLILLLPVQLGVFPVSQRPVGFGPAVYSLVTTGYFNDLIAWFRHITLPAITLGTYFTALITRLTRSGMIDELGKPYVTATEAKGLPGVLIRFKHVLRNTMIPIITVLGLQLGTLIGGAVITESVFDWPGLGRRLIDALYAGDWPVIQGVLIFIGVGFVVINVVVDALYATLNPRVTDE, encoded by the coding sequence ATGTCTCTCGCCAAGTTTCTGATCAAACGTCTTCTCCAGGGCGTGTTCGTCATCTGGGGCGTCATCACGGTGACGTTCGGCCTCAGAGCGGTCGCCCCGGGGGACCCGATCGACCTGATCGTCGATCCGTCGACGTCCCCCGAGGTGCGCGAACAGATCCGCCAGGAGATGGGATTGAACGAACCGCTCTACGTCCAGTACGTCGACTACGTCCAGGGCATCTTCGTCGGCGACCTGGGCTACTCGTACCAATCGCGTCGCGACGTGACCGTCATGGTCCTCGAGCGCGTCCCCGCGACCCTCGAGTTAGCTATCGCGGCGACGATCGTCGCGATCATGATCGCCATTCCGCTGGGCGTCATCAGCGCGACCAGACGCCACGAGCCCGCCGACTACGGCGCGACGCTGTTCTCGCTGGTCGGGATCAGTACGCCGAACTTCTGGCTGGGGATCATGCTGATCCTGCTGTTGCCGGTCCAGCTCGGCGTCTTTCCGGTGAGCCAGCGTCCGGTCGGCTTCGGGCCGGCGGTGTACTCGCTGGTGACGACGGGCTACTTCAACGACCTTATCGCGTGGTTCAGACACATCACGCTGCCCGCGATCACGCTTGGGACGTACTTCACGGCCCTCATCACGCGGCTGACCCGCAGCGGGATGATCGACGAACTCGGGAAGCCGTACGTGACGGCGACCGAGGCGAAGGGGCTGCCGGGCGTCCTGATCCGGTTCAAACACGTCCTGCGGAACACGATGATTCCGATCATCACGGTGCTCGGCCTGCAACTGGGGACGCTGATCGGCGGTGCGGTCATCACCGAATCCGTCTTCGACTGGCCCGGCCTCGGCCGCCGACTGATCGACGCGCTCTACGCCGGTGACTGGCCCGTCATCCAGGGCGTGCTCATCTTCATCGGCGTCGGGTTCGTCGTCATCAACGTCGTCGTCGACGCACTGTACGCGACGCTCAACCCACGGGTGACCGACGAATGA
- the larC gene encoding nickel pincer cofactor biosynthesis protein LarC, with protein sequence MTTNTGANVLAFDGRMGASGDMLLAALLDAGADPDALEPVEAALELEYRIDETVKCGIASTTVDVLLTGDGDSSGQGHEHGHGHDHDRGHDHSHEDHGDHGHDHADDDHEHDHNHDHVHAEGHGPHRSYQEVRDIVAEMDLPAAVEDDALAIFKRLGEAEASVHGESLEDIHFHEVGADDAIADIVGAAALVNDLEPDRIVTTPLATGGGTVGMSHGEYPVPTPAVVEIAQNADWSLRGGPVDRELLTPTGAAILAHFADGVEELPSLELEASGYGAGGYDLDPHPNVLRALVGKGEGSLVKDDIAVLETNLDDATPEVLGGLQETLVDAGARDVSILPATMKKSRPGHLVKVICKPEDRQRVARALAEETGTLGVRDAGATHRWIAKREFETVELELNGETYEVTVKIARDSDGEVYDVSAEYDDAKTVARETGLAIRDVIIQTETAAVGVL encoded by the coding sequence ATGACCACGAACACTGGCGCGAACGTCCTCGCGTTCGACGGCCGGATGGGTGCCAGCGGCGACATGCTCCTCGCCGCGCTGCTCGACGCCGGGGCCGACCCCGACGCCCTCGAGCCGGTCGAAGCCGCGCTCGAACTCGAGTACCGGATCGACGAGACGGTCAAGTGCGGGATCGCGTCGACGACGGTCGACGTGCTGCTGACCGGCGACGGCGACTCGAGCGGCCAGGGACACGAACACGGACACGGACACGATCACGACCGCGGTCACGATCATAGTCACGAGGATCACGGCGATCACGGGCACGACCACGCGGACGACGACCATGAGCACGATCACAACCACGACCACGTCCACGCCGAAGGCCACGGGCCACACCGCAGTTATCAGGAAGTCCGTGACATCGTCGCGGAGATGGACCTCCCCGCTGCCGTCGAAGACGACGCGCTCGCGATCTTTAAGCGTCTCGGCGAGGCCGAGGCCAGCGTCCACGGCGAGTCGCTCGAGGACATTCACTTCCACGAGGTCGGAGCCGACGACGCGATCGCGGACATCGTCGGCGCGGCGGCGTTAGTCAACGACCTCGAGCCCGATCGCATCGTCACGACGCCGCTGGCGACCGGCGGCGGCACCGTCGGGATGAGCCACGGCGAGTACCCCGTCCCCACGCCCGCGGTGGTCGAGATCGCCCAAAACGCGGACTGGTCGCTGCGCGGCGGCCCCGTCGACCGCGAACTCCTGACCCCGACCGGCGCGGCGATCCTCGCGCACTTCGCCGACGGCGTCGAGGAACTCCCCTCGCTCGAGCTCGAGGCGTCGGGCTACGGCGCCGGCGGCTACGACCTCGATCCGCACCCGAACGTGCTCCGGGCGCTGGTCGGGAAAGGTGAGGGGTCGCTCGTGAAAGACGATATCGCCGTCCTCGAGACGAACTTGGACGACGCGACGCCGGAGGTCCTGGGCGGACTGCAAGAAACCCTCGTGGACGCGGGCGCACGTGACGTTTCGATTCTGCCGGCGACGATGAAGAAATCCCGGCCGGGGCATCTGGTGAAGGTCATCTGCAAACCCGAAGATCGGCAGCGCGTCGCTCGAGCGCTCGCCGAGGAGACGGGGACGTTAGGGGTGCGGGATGCGGGAGCGACGCATCGGTGGATTGCCAAACGGGAGTTCGAGACGGTGGAGTTGGAACTTAACGGCGAGACGTATGAGGTCACCGTGAAAATCGCGAGGGATTCCGACGGCGAGGTCTACGACGTCAGTGCCGAGTACGACGA
- a CDS encoding DUF106 domain-containing protein: protein MPVEQLELLLTDPAMQEALAVVVERSEDGDGTEELEWRDVKDTLSSEQWGRLLEHEVLVSTSAGTGFALAEPDRVRERLAAETDEGLEIEGEDAAATGGETESDPESDAGGEDDPLSPAALEQLANDGIEPQRWSTMDKAAGAFALALFAGYWSTSLRNVIASVESVVLGPITGVVPFHELILLLAVATGLYSTVLQSRLSDRDVIEHHRERMTELQERKQIAEERGDEDALERVREAQTAAAADQLKLFKVQFRPTVWIMLLTIPVFLWLRWKVRGGHLGAAETGLVVPIAGAVSWQDPLLGPMSTWIVWYFLGSMASRQLIRKLYDFWAAEGGPV, encoded by the coding sequence ATGCCGGTCGAGCAACTGGAACTGCTACTGACCGATCCCGCGATGCAGGAAGCGCTCGCGGTCGTCGTCGAACGATCCGAGGACGGGGACGGCACCGAGGAACTCGAGTGGCGCGACGTAAAGGACACCCTCTCGAGCGAGCAGTGGGGGCGACTCCTCGAGCACGAGGTGCTCGTGAGTACGAGCGCGGGTACGGGATTTGCGCTCGCAGAGCCGGACCGCGTTCGCGAGCGGTTGGCCGCGGAGACCGATGAGGGCCTCGAAATCGAAGGCGAGGATGCTGCTGCGACTGGAGGCGAAACCGAGTCCGACCCAGAATCCGACGCTGGCGGCGAGGACGACCCCCTTTCGCCTGCGGCCCTCGAGCAACTCGCGAACGACGGTATCGAACCGCAGCGGTGGTCGACGATGGACAAAGCGGCGGGTGCGTTCGCACTCGCCCTCTTTGCCGGCTACTGGAGCACGTCGCTTCGCAACGTTATCGCGTCGGTCGAGAGCGTCGTCTTGGGGCCGATCACTGGCGTCGTCCCCTTCCACGAACTGATACTGCTCCTCGCTGTCGCCACCGGCCTCTACTCGACCGTGCTGCAATCCCGGCTGAGCGACCGCGACGTCATCGAACACCACCGCGAACGGATGACGGAACTCCAGGAGCGAAAACAGATCGCCGAGGAACGCGGCGACGAAGACGCCCTCGAGCGGGTCCGCGAGGCCCAAACGGCGGCCGCAGCCGATCAGCTCAAACTGTTCAAAGTGCAGTTCCGGCCGACGGTCTGGATCATGCTGCTCACTATTCCCGTCTTCCTCTGGCTTCGCTGGAAGGTCAGGGGCGGCCACCTCGGCGCCGCCGAAACGGGATTGGTCGTTCCGATCGCGGGGGCCGTCTCCTGGCAGGACCCGCTGCTCGGCCCGATGTCGACGTGGATCGTCTGGTACTTCCTCGGATCGATGGCCTCGCGCCAACTCATCCGGAAGCTCTACGACTTCTGGGCCGCCGAAGGCGGCCCCGTGTAG